A window from Citrus sinensis cultivar Valencia sweet orange chromosome 3, DVS_A1.0, whole genome shotgun sequence encodes these proteins:
- the LOC102608210 gene encoding transcription factor PHYTOCHROME INTERACTING FACTOR-LIKE 15 isoform X1 → MSNQEFLELVWEDGQLRMRGSSKRTQKSTSSCIDHASRSSNARLENGGNTDTFPPKNENQHESLLEISYKSHFNAFSEHATGYNIDYDDKLRKDSQVVPVHETTPTPTGNRQSRDSTPLKRPRVKYSPNLLSLDVLKREPEKKREQPVNFSLFLRSPALRTSSRRGFSRAEPEKVQNKPRLLSPAANGSASVKGFQNQLNSADTNAELLQPVPVTVPDVQSEADYSRTSSLPAENTVKRKLDAGKCIEPPVPSSSLCSLGASNNNPACTTFNLKRRYEDTEVSACPCDQYEKKLERKAVTVRGSKSNRKKRTPEVHKRYERKRRDKINKKMRALQELIPNCNKVDKASVLEEAIDYLKTLQFQVMMMSMGTGVCMPSMMLPTGIIGMQQMHAVAPQMSHFPPMGIGMDGRMQMGAGCNPAQFLMPPIPGATAVPGIQMPGFPGQPLPMSMLRTPLGLMHKTNPVAGVSRAAASMEVKDSAPLTNPGDSNQNVEINKRNVEHHKIRPSA, encoded by the exons AT GTCTAATCAAGAATTTTTGGAGCTTGTGTGGGAAGATGGTCAACTTCGCATGCGAGGTTCTTCAAAGAGAACTCAAAAGAGCACTTCCTCGTGCATTGATCATGCTTCTCGCTCGTCCAATGCTCGTTTGGAAAATGGGGGAAATACAGACACCTTTCCTCCAAAGAATGAGAACCAACATGAATCGCTGCTTGAAATATCGTATAAAAGCCATTTTAATGCATTTTCGGAACATGCTACAGGTTATAATATTGATTATGATGATAAGCTACGCAAGGACTCTCAAGTTGTTCCGGTGCATGAAACTACCCCAACTCCAACGGGTAACCGTCAGTCTCGTGATTCAACTCCACTTAAAAGGCCACGAGTTAAATACAGCCCGAATCTACTTTCATTGGATGTATTGAAAAGAGAacctgaaaagaaaagagagcaGCCAGTtaacttttctcttttcttgaGATCTCCAGCGCTGCGAACAAGCAGTAGGAGAGGTTTCTCAAGAGCTGAGCCTGAGAAGGTGCAAAATAAGCCTCGACTGCTATCGCCAGCAGCTAATGGTTCAGCGAGTGTTAAGGGATTTCAGAACCAGCTGAATTCTGCAGACACAAACGCGGAGCTGTTACAACCAGTCCCAGTCACAGTCCCCGATGTACAATCGGAAGCTGATTACAGCCGAACCTCGAGCTTACCGGCTGAGAATACTGTCAAACGAAAGCTGGATGCTGGAAAATGTATAGAACCACCAGTTCCGTCTTCTTCCTTATGCTCACTTGGAGCTTCAAATAATAATCCTGCGTGTACTACTTTTAATTTGAAGAGGAGATATGAAGATACCGAGGTATCCGCTTGTCCTTGTGACCAA TATGAGAAGAAACTGGAGAGAAAAGCAGTGACTGTTCGGGGCAGCAAAAGTAACCGGAAAAAACGAACTCCTGAAGTTCATAAGCGATATGAACGG AAGCGAAGAGATAAGATCAACAAGAAAATGCGTGCATTACAGGAGCTCATACCAAATTGCAATaag GTGGACAAAGCTTCGGTGCTTGAGGAGGCCATTGATTACTTAAAGACTCTTCAGTTTCAAGTAATG ATGATGTCAATGGGAACAGGGGTTTGTATGCCTTCGATGATGCTACCTACAGGAATAATAGGAATGCAACAAATGCATGCAGTTGCACCGCAGATGAGTCATTTCCCTCCCATGGGAATTGGAATGGACGGGAGAATGCAAATGGGTGCTGGCTGCAACCCAGCACAGTTCCTAATGCCACCCATTCCAGGAGCCACTGCTGTGCCTGGAATCCAGATGCCTGGCTTTCCTGGACAGCCGCTGCCCATGTCCATGTTACGCACACCATTAGGACTAATGCACAAAACAAATCCAGTTGCCGGCGTCTCTCGAGCTGCTGCTTCAATGGAAGTCAAGGACTCTGCACCGCTCACAAATCCCGGGGATTCCAATCAGAACGTagaaattaacaaaagaaacGTTGAGCACCACAAGATTCGACCTTCTGCTTAG
- the LOC102607618 gene encoding meiosis-specific protein ASY3 isoform X1: MGVDVRQILRDISEKEVDVRQKLQDDGMTRSQSFGSNSRPSSQLRKISIGITVDKKKPEAAEEDEAKIPNVERMNLNKEKSMQAENKCEGASAATKGKQSDATEEMRSPWITKRFFYKNAPISDTVPCTNQPSSGPATGGRQKKLNRVKDAQLAHSVQFFANHSSILRSGDSNQKKFNGITYSRKGGKNGSQVQVEEFTFATAQEAIVSDKVVAAEKTDKAENRTETLRTKLWQILATVSSPKSQPSNSQAKETGVDKLKPEQFVDQIGDRIVRPRQNSDTIETDSESPKQPTSRPLTRSLYRKRASTKVLQEKTKLGSSSNTKQKHQMNIYSFQDGRSANLDGAINFGSLMSTLKKGQIKKSIIEPHEISFAEKDNADEPQLASNKSVSPTHAEKTLDHKEDSIHGCPPQNKRDYFENNNKMQDNEFHQPSDLKKMNQRGDSLASAGTREHQEDCSNPSSKNVVEPPDVIESPTFAFKSPILSPSPCSTPRTVQMEQDVHDPPLKYRRFSLRAIRSFRALQTSKPDCSGSDAETESPGDAEELQHFSPRKPSPLKEKKDAEEDLAEFSSEDGDLGSSEDGSPIIKAYEYNRNISPEIHTSEEPNSMHCHTKRLCNHQGIRVDQFSPTSLSTKDNGEREWFLEPSEESQEDELARAVTLFAVGLENFRRKMDAATKRKSSEILLSVSEGIHLQLQNVESQIQTDIGKLTSLSKSKRKRLETRFEEQQEQLSLIHQKFKEDIHHHLQSCQSTIEELEAHQIELKGTVKKQRTSHQKLIFQVEEAVQTLLNDAQRRITTVHESARNKMLQLKHVIAHSLKEEGILN, translated from the exons ATGGGGGTTGATGTGCGACAAATATTGCGAGACATAAGTGAGAAGGAAGTTGATGTGCGACAAAAATTACAGGAC GATGGAATGACCAGAAGTCAGAGTTTTGGAAGCAATAGTCGTCCATCTAGCCAACTGAGAAAGATCTCAATTGGAATTACTGTAGACAAGAAAAAACCTGAAGCTGCAGAGGAAGATGAGGCTAAAATTCCAAATGTGGAAAGGATGAATctgaacaaagaaaaatccatGCAAGCAGAAAATAAATGTGAGGGTGCCTCAGCTGCCACCAAAGGAAAGCAATCTGACGCTACAGAGGAGATGAGGTCACCTTGGATTACTAAACgattcttttacaaaaatgcaCCCATTTCAGATACTGTCCCATGCACTAATCAACCTTCTAGCGGACCTGCCACTGGTGGGAGGCAGAAAAAGCTTAATAGAGTGAAGGATGCACAACTAGCACATTCGGTTCAGTTTTTTGCAAACCATTCTTCTATTTTACGATCTGGAGATAGCAATCAGAAGAAGTTTAATGGCATAACCTATTCAAGGAAGGGAGGGAAGAATGGGAGCCAAGTGCAGGTGGAAGAGTTCACATTTGCAACTGCACAAGAAGCAATCGTATCGGATAAAGTTGTGGCAGCAGAAAAAACGGATAAAGCAGAAAACAGAACTGAAACTTTGAGAACAAAACTTTGGCAGATATTGGCAACTGTTTCTTCACCCAAAAGTCAGCCTTCTAATTCTCAGGCTAAGGAAACAGGTGTGGATAAGTTGAAGCCAGAGCAATTTGTTGATCAAATTGGTGACAGAATTGTCAGACCCAGGCAGAACTCAGATACTATAGAAACTGATTCTGAAAGTCCCAAGCAGCCTACAAGTAGACCCTTAACTCGATCTTTGTACAGAAAGAGAGCTTCAACTAAAGTGCTACAAGAAAAAACTAAACTTGGTTCATCCTCTAATACCAAACAAAAACACCAAATGAACATATACTCTTTCCAAGATGGAAGGTCTGCGAACCTGGATGGTGCTATCAACTTTGGCTCTTTAATGTCTACGCTGAAGAAAGGTCAGATAAAGAAATCAATCATTGAGCCACATGAAATTTCCTTTGCTGAAAAGGATAATGCAGATGAGCCTCAGCTAGCAAGTAACAAAAGTGTGTCTCCAACACATGCTGAAAAAACACTTGATCATAAAGAGGACAGTATTCATGGTTGCCCCCCTCAGAATAAGAGAGATtactttgaaaataataataaaatgcaaGACAACGAGTTTCATCAACCATCAGATTTGAAAAAGATGAATCAGAGGGGTGACAGTCTGGCATCAGCAGGAACTAGGGAACATCAAGAAGATTGCAGCAATCCATCTTCGAAGAATGTTGTTGAACCACCAGATGTGATCGAAAGTCCAACATTTGCTTTTAAATCTCCTATCTTAAGCCCTTCTCCCTGCTCCACTCCGAGAACAGTCCAAATGGAGCAAGATGTTCACGATCCTCCGCTGAAATATAGAAGATTTAGCTTACGAGCCATCCGTAGCTTCAGGGCTTTGCAAACTTCAAAACCAGATTGTTCTGGGTCAGATGCAGAAACAGAGTCTCCT GGTGATGCAGAAGAACTTCAACATTTTTCACCCAGAAAACCATCAcctttgaaggaaaaaaaagacgCAGAAGAAGACCTGGCTGAATTTTCATCTGAAGATGGGGATCTTGGGAGCTCTGAAGATGGTTCCCCCATCATCAAAGCATACGAAT ATAACCGAAACATCTCTCCAGAAATTCACACTAGTGAGGAACCAAACTCCATGCATTGTCATACTAAACGGCTTTGCAACCATCAAGGCATTAGAGTTGATCAATTCAGTCCCACCTCGCTCTCCACAAAAG ACAATGGAGAGAGAGAATGGTTCCTGGAACCTTCAGAAGAGAGCCAAGAGGATGAGTTGGCAAG GGCTGTCACATTGTTTGCTGTTGGTTTAGAAAATTTCAGAAGGAAAATGGATGCTGCTACGAAAAGGAAGTCCTCTGAGATTTTGTTGTCTGTTTCTGAGGGGATACATTTACAGCTGCAGAATGTTGAGTCACAGATCCAAACAGATAT AGGGAAGCTGACAAGCCTCAGTAAATCAAAAAGAAAGCGTCTGGAAACAAGATTTGAGG AGCAACAAGAACAACTGAGTTTGATTCATCAAAAATTCAAGGAAGacattcatcatcatctccagAGCTGCCAAAGTACCATTGAGGAGCTGGAGGCCCACCAGATTGAACTGAAGGGAACTGTGAAAAAGCAGA GAACATCGCATCAAAAGCTCATCTTCCAGGTGGAAGAGGCAGTTCAGACTCTACTCAATGATGCCCAAAGAAGAATCACAACCGTCCATGAG TCGGCGAGGAATAAGATGCTCCAGTTGAAACATGTAATAGCTCACAGTCTGAAAGAAGAAGGTATTCTAAATTGA
- the LOC102608210 gene encoding transcription factor PHYTOCHROME INTERACTING FACTOR-LIKE 15 isoform X2: MSNQEFLELVWEDGQLRMRGSSKRTQKSTSSCIDHASRSSNARLENGGNTDTFPPKNENQHESLLEISYKSHFNAFSEHATGYNIDYDDKLRKDSQVVPVHETTPTPTGNRQSRDSTPLKRPRVKYSPNLLSLDVLKREPEKKREQPVNFSLFLRSPALRTSSRRGFSRAEPEKVQNKPRLLSPAANGSASVKGFQNQLNSADTNAELLQPVPVTVPDVQSEADYSRTSSLPAENTVKRKLDAGKCIEPPVPSSSLCSLGASNNNPACTTFNLKRRYEDTEVSACPCDQYEKKLERKAVTVRGSKSNRKKRTPEVHKRYERRRDKINKKMRALQELIPNCNKVDKASVLEEAIDYLKTLQFQVMMMSMGTGVCMPSMMLPTGIIGMQQMHAVAPQMSHFPPMGIGMDGRMQMGAGCNPAQFLMPPIPGATAVPGIQMPGFPGQPLPMSMLRTPLGLMHKTNPVAGVSRAAASMEVKDSAPLTNPGDSNQNVEINKRNVEHHKIRPSA, translated from the exons AT GTCTAATCAAGAATTTTTGGAGCTTGTGTGGGAAGATGGTCAACTTCGCATGCGAGGTTCTTCAAAGAGAACTCAAAAGAGCACTTCCTCGTGCATTGATCATGCTTCTCGCTCGTCCAATGCTCGTTTGGAAAATGGGGGAAATACAGACACCTTTCCTCCAAAGAATGAGAACCAACATGAATCGCTGCTTGAAATATCGTATAAAAGCCATTTTAATGCATTTTCGGAACATGCTACAGGTTATAATATTGATTATGATGATAAGCTACGCAAGGACTCTCAAGTTGTTCCGGTGCATGAAACTACCCCAACTCCAACGGGTAACCGTCAGTCTCGTGATTCAACTCCACTTAAAAGGCCACGAGTTAAATACAGCCCGAATCTACTTTCATTGGATGTATTGAAAAGAGAacctgaaaagaaaagagagcaGCCAGTtaacttttctcttttcttgaGATCTCCAGCGCTGCGAACAAGCAGTAGGAGAGGTTTCTCAAGAGCTGAGCCTGAGAAGGTGCAAAATAAGCCTCGACTGCTATCGCCAGCAGCTAATGGTTCAGCGAGTGTTAAGGGATTTCAGAACCAGCTGAATTCTGCAGACACAAACGCGGAGCTGTTACAACCAGTCCCAGTCACAGTCCCCGATGTACAATCGGAAGCTGATTACAGCCGAACCTCGAGCTTACCGGCTGAGAATACTGTCAAACGAAAGCTGGATGCTGGAAAATGTATAGAACCACCAGTTCCGTCTTCTTCCTTATGCTCACTTGGAGCTTCAAATAATAATCCTGCGTGTACTACTTTTAATTTGAAGAGGAGATATGAAGATACCGAGGTATCCGCTTGTCCTTGTGACCAA TATGAGAAGAAACTGGAGAGAAAAGCAGTGACTGTTCGGGGCAGCAAAAGTAACCGGAAAAAACGAACTCCTGAAGTTCATAAGCGATATGAACGG CGAAGAGATAAGATCAACAAGAAAATGCGTGCATTACAGGAGCTCATACCAAATTGCAATaag GTGGACAAAGCTTCGGTGCTTGAGGAGGCCATTGATTACTTAAAGACTCTTCAGTTTCAAGTAATG ATGATGTCAATGGGAACAGGGGTTTGTATGCCTTCGATGATGCTACCTACAGGAATAATAGGAATGCAACAAATGCATGCAGTTGCACCGCAGATGAGTCATTTCCCTCCCATGGGAATTGGAATGGACGGGAGAATGCAAATGGGTGCTGGCTGCAACCCAGCACAGTTCCTAATGCCACCCATTCCAGGAGCCACTGCTGTGCCTGGAATCCAGATGCCTGGCTTTCCTGGACAGCCGCTGCCCATGTCCATGTTACGCACACCATTAGGACTAATGCACAAAACAAATCCAGTTGCCGGCGTCTCTCGAGCTGCTGCTTCAATGGAAGTCAAGGACTCTGCACCGCTCACAAATCCCGGGGATTCCAATCAGAACGTagaaattaacaaaagaaacGTTGAGCACCACAAGATTCGACCTTCTGCTTAG
- the LOC102607917 gene encoding uncharacterized protein LOC102607917 yields MSSTSVREFVLKEVPDWNDEVIATARFKAFSGQRSDWEPKFQFWKNLILKIARHFSLAIIHPSQVKNEWFNRGGLTPLCFDDVLFVMYNEGDVVRSVDLVDAASGRLTQLFRKVRSLMARSAATPEILLKDHVILMEVLKDKADEVIKLLSESHWTSSCIITMKKFQDKCGGQDEASAVLSFLTGRGKALYLSISKNEFTEGVKVSLSPAAVSSISSLDYDVLHLIWTVEKLQLQLDIIDRHYEMSRKSALASLHSGNKTVALRHAKQLKLTKESREKCTSLLNRVEEVLSLIENAESTKKVSEAIQIGAQAIKKNKISVEELQLCLEELEESIDLQKQAEKVIVPSYTGIDDEDIEEEFKKLEQEVECERPKPTVSKTGVNEPAASESAESLRVAFSTIGLNDGQATALAISDTVVPDRSNESKHPMLESA; encoded by the exons ATGAGTTCAACCTCTGTGCGCGAATTCGTATTAAAGGAAGTACCTGATTGGAACGACGAAGTAATCGCCACGGCCCGATTCAAAGCTTTTAGTGGACAAAGATCCGATTGGGAGCCCAAATTccaattttggaaaaatttgATCCTCAAAATTGCGCGCCATTTTAGCCTTGCCATCATTCACCCTTCTCAG GTAAAGAACGAGTGGTTTAATAGAGGAGGATTGACACCTCTGTGTTTTGACGATGTTCTG tttgtAATGTATAATGAAGGTGATGTTGTGCGAAGTGTGGATCTAGTGGATGCAGCTAGTGGCCGGCTCACCCAGTTGTTTAGAAAAGTAAGAAGTTTAATGGCCAGATCAGCAGCAACTCCAGAAATTTTGCTCAAAGATCATGTTATTCTAATGGAAGTTTTGAAG GATAAAGCAGATGAAGTTATCAAACTTTTATCGGAAAGCCATTGGACTTCTTCATGCATTATTACAATGAAGAAGTTCCAGGACAAGTGTGGAGGACAAGATGAAGCATCTGCAGTTTTGAGTTTCTTGACTGGACGAGGGAAAGCACTGTATCTATCAATCAGCAAGAATGAGTTTACAGAG GGTGTAAAAGTGTCCCTTTCTCCAGCTGCTGTTTCCAGCATCTCAAGTTTAGATTATGATGTTTTGCACTTGATTTGGACTGTGGAAAAGCTTCAGCTACAGCTTGACATCATTGATAGGCACTATGAAAT GTCAAGAAAATCAGCATTAGCTTCCTTGCATTCTGGAAACAAGACAGTGGCCCTGAGACATGCAAAGCAATTAAAGCTGACCAAAGAGAGTCGAGAAAAGTGTACATCGCTTTTGAACAGAGTGGAGGAAGTATTGAGTCTGATAGAAAATGCTGAATCAACCAAAAAA GTCTCTGAAGCAATCCAAATTGGAGCTCAagcaatcaagaaaaataagatcAGTGTGGAGGAACTTCAACTCTGTTTAGAAGAACTTGAGGAGAGCATTGATTTGCAAAAGCAGGCTGAAAAAGTCATAg TGCCATCATACACAGGAATTGATGACGAAGACATAGAAGAGGAGTTCAAGAAATTGGAGCAGGAAGTTGAGTGCGAAAGACCTAAACCTACAGTATCCAAAACTGGAGTCAATGAACCAGCAGCTTCAGAATCTGCTGAGTCGTTGCGTGTTGCATTCTCAACTATTGGCCTTAACGATGGTCAAGCTACAGCCTTAGCAATTAGTGATACTGTGGTACCAGACAGAAGCAATGAATCCAAACACCCCATGCTTGAATCTGCATAG
- the LOC102607618 gene encoding meiosis-specific protein ASY3 isoform X2: MGVDVRQILRDISEKEVDVRQKLQDDGMTRSQSFGSNSRPSSQLRKISIGITVDKKKPEAAEEDEAKIPNVERMNLNKEKSMQAENKCEGASAATKGKQSDATEEMRSPWITKRFFYKNAPISDTVPCTNQPSSGPATGGRQKKLNRVKDAQLAHSVQFFANHSSILRSGDSNQKKFNGITYSRKGGKNGSQVQVEEFTFATAQEAIVSDKVVAAEKTDKAENRTETLRTKLWQILATVSSPKSQPSNSQAKETGVDKLKPEQFVDQIGDRIVRPRQNSDTIETDSESPKQPTSRPLTRSLYRKRASTKVLQEKTKLGSSSNTKQKHQMNIYSFQDGRSANLDGAINFGSLMSTLKKGQIKKSIIEPHEISFAEKDNADEPQLASNKSVSPTHAEKTLDHKEDSIHGCPPQNKRDYFENNNKMQDNEFHQPSDLKKMNQRGDSLASAGTREHQEDCSNPSSKNVVEPPDVIESPTFAFKSPILSPSPCSTPRTVQMEQDVHDPPLKYRRFSLRAIRSFRALQTSKPDCSGSDAETESPGDAEELQHFSPRKPSPLKEKKDAEEDLAEFSSEDGDLGSSEDGSPIIKAYEYNRNISPEIHTSEEPNSMHCHTKRLCNHQGIRVDQFSPTSLSTKDNGEREWFLEPSEESQEDELARAVTLFAVGLENFRRKMDAATKRKSSEILLSVSEGIHLQLQNVESQIQTDIGKLTSLSKSKRKRLETRFEEQQEQLSLIHQKFKEDIHHHLQSCQSTIEELEAHQIELKGTVKKQRTSHQKLIFQVEEAVQTLLNDAQRRITTVHEASFSYLYDFYSRRGIRCSS, encoded by the exons ATGGGGGTTGATGTGCGACAAATATTGCGAGACATAAGTGAGAAGGAAGTTGATGTGCGACAAAAATTACAGGAC GATGGAATGACCAGAAGTCAGAGTTTTGGAAGCAATAGTCGTCCATCTAGCCAACTGAGAAAGATCTCAATTGGAATTACTGTAGACAAGAAAAAACCTGAAGCTGCAGAGGAAGATGAGGCTAAAATTCCAAATGTGGAAAGGATGAATctgaacaaagaaaaatccatGCAAGCAGAAAATAAATGTGAGGGTGCCTCAGCTGCCACCAAAGGAAAGCAATCTGACGCTACAGAGGAGATGAGGTCACCTTGGATTACTAAACgattcttttacaaaaatgcaCCCATTTCAGATACTGTCCCATGCACTAATCAACCTTCTAGCGGACCTGCCACTGGTGGGAGGCAGAAAAAGCTTAATAGAGTGAAGGATGCACAACTAGCACATTCGGTTCAGTTTTTTGCAAACCATTCTTCTATTTTACGATCTGGAGATAGCAATCAGAAGAAGTTTAATGGCATAACCTATTCAAGGAAGGGAGGGAAGAATGGGAGCCAAGTGCAGGTGGAAGAGTTCACATTTGCAACTGCACAAGAAGCAATCGTATCGGATAAAGTTGTGGCAGCAGAAAAAACGGATAAAGCAGAAAACAGAACTGAAACTTTGAGAACAAAACTTTGGCAGATATTGGCAACTGTTTCTTCACCCAAAAGTCAGCCTTCTAATTCTCAGGCTAAGGAAACAGGTGTGGATAAGTTGAAGCCAGAGCAATTTGTTGATCAAATTGGTGACAGAATTGTCAGACCCAGGCAGAACTCAGATACTATAGAAACTGATTCTGAAAGTCCCAAGCAGCCTACAAGTAGACCCTTAACTCGATCTTTGTACAGAAAGAGAGCTTCAACTAAAGTGCTACAAGAAAAAACTAAACTTGGTTCATCCTCTAATACCAAACAAAAACACCAAATGAACATATACTCTTTCCAAGATGGAAGGTCTGCGAACCTGGATGGTGCTATCAACTTTGGCTCTTTAATGTCTACGCTGAAGAAAGGTCAGATAAAGAAATCAATCATTGAGCCACATGAAATTTCCTTTGCTGAAAAGGATAATGCAGATGAGCCTCAGCTAGCAAGTAACAAAAGTGTGTCTCCAACACATGCTGAAAAAACACTTGATCATAAAGAGGACAGTATTCATGGTTGCCCCCCTCAGAATAAGAGAGATtactttgaaaataataataaaatgcaaGACAACGAGTTTCATCAACCATCAGATTTGAAAAAGATGAATCAGAGGGGTGACAGTCTGGCATCAGCAGGAACTAGGGAACATCAAGAAGATTGCAGCAATCCATCTTCGAAGAATGTTGTTGAACCACCAGATGTGATCGAAAGTCCAACATTTGCTTTTAAATCTCCTATCTTAAGCCCTTCTCCCTGCTCCACTCCGAGAACAGTCCAAATGGAGCAAGATGTTCACGATCCTCCGCTGAAATATAGAAGATTTAGCTTACGAGCCATCCGTAGCTTCAGGGCTTTGCAAACTTCAAAACCAGATTGTTCTGGGTCAGATGCAGAAACAGAGTCTCCT GGTGATGCAGAAGAACTTCAACATTTTTCACCCAGAAAACCATCAcctttgaaggaaaaaaaagacgCAGAAGAAGACCTGGCTGAATTTTCATCTGAAGATGGGGATCTTGGGAGCTCTGAAGATGGTTCCCCCATCATCAAAGCATACGAAT ATAACCGAAACATCTCTCCAGAAATTCACACTAGTGAGGAACCAAACTCCATGCATTGTCATACTAAACGGCTTTGCAACCATCAAGGCATTAGAGTTGATCAATTCAGTCCCACCTCGCTCTCCACAAAAG ACAATGGAGAGAGAGAATGGTTCCTGGAACCTTCAGAAGAGAGCCAAGAGGATGAGTTGGCAAG GGCTGTCACATTGTTTGCTGTTGGTTTAGAAAATTTCAGAAGGAAAATGGATGCTGCTACGAAAAGGAAGTCCTCTGAGATTTTGTTGTCTGTTTCTGAGGGGATACATTTACAGCTGCAGAATGTTGAGTCACAGATCCAAACAGATAT AGGGAAGCTGACAAGCCTCAGTAAATCAAAAAGAAAGCGTCTGGAAACAAGATTTGAGG AGCAACAAGAACAACTGAGTTTGATTCATCAAAAATTCAAGGAAGacattcatcatcatctccagAGCTGCCAAAGTACCATTGAGGAGCTGGAGGCCCACCAGATTGAACTGAAGGGAACTGTGAAAAAGCAGA GAACATCGCATCAAAAGCTCATCTTCCAGGTGGAAGAGGCAGTTCAGACTCTACTCAATGATGCCCAAAGAAGAATCACAACCGTCCATGAGGCAAGCTTCTCctatttatatgatttttatag TCGGCGAGGAATAAGATGCTCCAGTTGA